The Agromyces sp. LHK192 genome includes a window with the following:
- a CDS encoding metal-dependent hydrolase, with protein MVSGIPVADTRVTYPTGEVHAHARVVAVVPVAASGESGAEHVAVVTDVTSIHPVDASWPDQPADRGGLRTADGTALPFVDAVVAATDGAELHLGGDIPVRKGTEGWAFVVAHLIDSADAARVAVGDDVDLEADAAYRRALSVGHTACHLASLALNRALADRWSKDARPDALGAPDFDGAAIESSRIAPDGSVDRFRLNKSLRRAGFDTASLVDASDADLAALAALVNATLATWTGSGAAIRIDRDGEGLTDRRRWIAELPDGVASIPCGGTHVGSADDLGEVRVSFERVDDGGTPVLVMTTSAAPRG; from the coding sequence GTGGTCTCGGGAATCCCCGTCGCCGACACCCGCGTCACCTATCCGACGGGTGAGGTGCACGCCCACGCCCGAGTCGTCGCGGTCGTCCCGGTGGCCGCGTCGGGCGAGTCGGGAGCTGAGCACGTCGCCGTCGTGACCGACGTCACCAGCATCCATCCGGTGGATGCCTCGTGGCCCGACCAGCCCGCCGACCGCGGCGGGCTGCGCACCGCCGACGGCACCGCCCTGCCCTTCGTCGACGCCGTGGTCGCCGCGACCGACGGGGCGGAGCTGCACCTCGGCGGAGATATCCCGGTGCGCAAGGGCACCGAGGGCTGGGCCTTCGTCGTCGCCCACCTGATCGACTCGGCCGACGCGGCGCGAGTCGCCGTCGGCGACGACGTCGACCTCGAGGCGGATGCCGCCTACCGCCGCGCCCTCTCGGTCGGGCACACCGCGTGCCACCTCGCCTCGCTCGCGCTGAACCGCGCACTCGCCGACCGTTGGAGCAAGGACGCGCGGCCGGATGCGCTCGGCGCGCCCGACTTCGACGGCGCGGCGATCGAGTCGTCGCGCATCGCCCCCGACGGCTCCGTCGACCGCTTCCGCCTGAACAAGTCGTTGCGGCGGGCGGGCTTCGACACCGCGAGCCTCGTGGACGCCTCCGACGCCGACCTCGCGGCACTCGCGGCACTCGTGAACGCGACGCTCGCGACCTGGACGGGCTCGGGCGCGGCGATCCGAATCGACCGCGACGGTGAGGGGCTCACCGACCGGCGCCGATGGATCGCCGAACTCCCCGACGGCGTCGCGAGCATCCCCTGCGGCGGCACCCACGTCGGCTCGGCCGACGACCTCGGCGAGGTGCGCGTTTCGTTCGAACGCGTCGACGACGGCGGCACGCCGGTGCTCGTGATGACGACTTCGGCGGCACCGCGCGGATAG
- a CDS encoding cation:proton antiporter regulatory subunit, with protein sequence MGIRIEKVDLPGIGIRHDLVTEGGRRISVVSHRDGERDLGFFDEDDPDACRDSIPLNDDEAAALADVLGASVMLSRLTSLSDETAGLYTEQIALPTDSPYLNRTLGDTKARTRTHASIVAIVRDGTVIPSPTPAERLRAGDVIVVVGTREGLDGVSRLLANGPD encoded by the coding sequence GTGGGAATTCGCATCGAGAAGGTCGACCTGCCGGGCATCGGCATCCGGCACGACCTGGTGACCGAGGGCGGTCGCCGGATCAGCGTCGTGTCGCACCGCGACGGGGAGCGCGACCTCGGGTTCTTCGACGAGGACGATCCCGACGCGTGCCGCGACTCCATTCCGCTCAACGACGACGAGGCGGCCGCGCTCGCCGACGTGCTGGGCGCCTCGGTGATGCTGTCGCGACTGACGAGCCTGTCCGACGAGACCGCGGGCCTCTACACCGAGCAGATCGCACTGCCGACCGATTCGCCGTACCTGAACCGCACGCTCGGTGACACGAAGGCGCGCACCCGGACGCACGCGTCGATCGTCGCGATCGTGCGCGACGGCACGGTCATCCCCTCGCCGACTCCCGCGGAGCGGCTCCGCGCGGGCGACGTCATCGTGGTCGTCGGCACACGTGAAGGACTCGACGGGGTCTCCCGCCTGCTCGCCAACGGCCCAGACTGA
- a CDS encoding cation:proton antiporter, which produces MHETTLLLIEVGALLLGMSLLGRLAGILGISAIPFYLLLGLCFGDGGFVPFEASEEFFQIGSELGVILLLALLGLEYTADELFGSLKSSRTAGIVDALLNAVPGAALALLLGWGPIAAVALAGVTWVSSSGVIAKLMRDLGRLSNRETPGVLAILVIEDLAMAFYLPILSALVIGVSLWQGVVSVAVAVAVVSLILFIALRFGGFISKLFPADQYEPLLLGVLGLTMLVSGLAAEVNVSAAVGAFLVGIALSGRVAENASQVLTPLRDLFAAMFFVFFGLTTNAVDLVDMLLPAAALALVTILTKLATGVFAARRAGVGTLGQWRAGFALAPRGEFSIVIAGLAVGAGVAPQLAPLATAYVLFTIFAGTFLARLPDADWFREAVRRRRVAKTG; this is translated from the coding sequence ATGCACGAGACCACGCTGCTCCTGATCGAAGTCGGCGCGCTCCTCCTCGGCATGAGTCTGCTCGGGCGCCTCGCCGGAATCCTCGGCATCTCGGCGATCCCGTTCTACCTGCTCCTCGGCCTGTGCTTCGGCGACGGCGGATTCGTCCCGTTCGAGGCGAGCGAGGAGTTCTTCCAGATCGGATCCGAGCTCGGCGTCATCCTGCTGCTCGCCCTCCTCGGTCTCGAGTACACGGCCGACGAGCTCTTCGGGAGCCTGAAGTCGTCGCGCACCGCGGGCATCGTCGACGCGTTGCTGAACGCGGTGCCGGGTGCAGCCCTCGCGCTCCTGCTGGGCTGGGGACCGATCGCGGCCGTGGCACTGGCCGGCGTCACGTGGGTGTCGTCGTCGGGCGTGATCGCGAAGCTCATGCGCGACCTCGGCCGCCTCTCCAACCGCGAGACCCCCGGAGTCCTCGCGATCCTCGTGATCGAGGACCTCGCGATGGCGTTCTACCTCCCGATCCTGTCGGCGCTCGTCATCGGCGTGAGCCTGTGGCAGGGTGTGGTGTCGGTCGCGGTCGCCGTCGCGGTGGTGAGCCTGATCCTGTTCATCGCGCTGCGGTTCGGCGGGTTCATCTCGAAGCTGTTCCCCGCCGACCAGTACGAGCCGCTGCTGCTCGGCGTGCTCGGCCTCACGATGCTCGTCTCGGGCCTCGCGGCGGAGGTGAACGTGTCGGCCGCGGTCGGTGCGTTCCTCGTGGGAATCGCCCTGTCTGGCCGGGTCGCCGAGAACGCGAGCCAGGTGCTGACCCCGTTGCGCGACCTGTTCGCGGCGATGTTCTTCGTGTTCTTCGGCCTCACGACGAACGCGGTGGACCTGGTGGACATGCTCCTGCCCGCGGCGGCGCTCGCGCTCGTGACGATCCTCACGAAGCTCGCGACCGGGGTCTTCGCGGCACGGCGCGCCGGGGTCGGCACGCTCGGCCAGTGGCGCGCCGGCTTCGCACTCGCGCCGCGCGGCGAGTTCTCGATCGTGATCGCCGGCCTCGCGGTCGGCGCCGGGGTGGCGCCGCAGCTCGCGCCGCTCGCGACCGCCTATGTGCTGTTCACGATCTTCGCCGGCACGTTCCTGGCCCGCCTGCCCGACGCGGACTGGTTCCGCGAGGCGGTGCGCCGGCGGCGTGTGGCGAAGACGGGCTGA
- a CDS encoding LLM class flavin-dependent oxidoreductase, producing the protein MTHVEFGLDTFGDVTVGPDGELLSQAQVLRNVVAEAELADRLGLDFFGVGEHHRHEFAVSAPEVVLAAIAARTERIHLGSAVTVLSSDDPVRVHQRFATLDGISGGRAEVILGRGSFIESFPLFGYDLGAYQELFEEKLQLFAALLPQEPVTWAGTLRPPIDGLSVYPTVEHGPLKTWVGVGGSPESVVRAAHYGLPLVLAIIGGSPARFAPLADLYRRALDQFGHPLQPIAIHSPGFVADTDEEALDTLWPHYQVIIDRIGRERGWAPTSRAHFEQEARHGALYAGSVETVAQKIAGAVQAIGASRFDLKYSNGTLPHEAMLGSIERYATQVVPRVRELLAERDAVAGGEASDAVG; encoded by the coding sequence ATGACGCACGTCGAATTCGGCCTCGACACCTTCGGGGACGTGACCGTCGGCCCGGACGGCGAACTGCTGTCGCAGGCCCAGGTGCTGCGCAACGTCGTCGCGGAGGCGGAGCTGGCCGACCGGCTCGGCCTCGACTTCTTCGGCGTCGGCGAACACCACCGCCACGAATTCGCCGTCTCGGCACCGGAGGTCGTGCTCGCCGCGATCGCCGCGCGCACCGAGCGGATCCACCTCGGCTCGGCCGTCACCGTGCTGAGCTCCGACGACCCGGTGCGCGTTCACCAGCGGTTCGCGACCCTCGACGGAATCTCCGGCGGACGTGCAGAGGTGATCCTCGGGCGAGGGTCGTTCATCGAGTCGTTCCCGCTGTTCGGCTACGACCTCGGCGCCTACCAGGAACTGTTCGAGGAGAAGCTGCAGCTGTTCGCGGCGCTGCTGCCGCAGGAGCCCGTGACGTGGGCCGGCACGCTGCGCCCGCCCATCGACGGGCTCTCGGTGTACCCCACCGTCGAGCACGGCCCGCTGAAGACCTGGGTCGGCGTCGGCGGCAGCCCGGAGTCGGTCGTCCGCGCGGCCCACTACGGGCTGCCCCTCGTGCTCGCCATCATCGGCGGCTCGCCCGCGCGGTTCGCGCCGCTCGCCGACCTGTACCGCCGCGCGCTCGACCAGTTCGGACATCCGCTCCAGCCCATCGCGATCCACTCGCCCGGCTTCGTCGCCGACACCGACGAGGAGGCGCTCGACACCCTCTGGCCGCACTACCAGGTGATCATCGACCGCATCGGCCGCGAGCGCGGGTGGGCGCCGACCTCGCGGGCGCACTTCGAGCAGGAGGCCCGGCACGGCGCGCTCTACGCCGGGTCGGTCGAGACCGTCGCGCAGAAGATCGCCGGTGCCGTGCAGGCGATCGGCGCAAGCCGCTTCGACCTCAAGTACTCGAACGGCACCCTGCCGCACGAGGCGATGCTCGGCAGCATCGAGCGGTACGCCACGCAGGTCGTGCCCCGCGTGCGCGAGCTGCTCGCCGAGCGGGATGCCGTGGCTGGCGGGGAGGCATCCGACGCGGTCGGGTGA
- a CDS encoding NADPH-dependent F420 reductase has protein sequence MRDRPVVGIFGAGKVGTALARLLLASGHRVLIAGSPRQTALSLVVDVVAPGAEVATPEALVEASDVVILAVPFGKVATVPWPLFDGRVVVDATNYWPPIDGNLPQVDDDPRSTSEINAARNPAAHVVKSLNHLGYHDMEDDSMPAGSRLRRALAVVGDDDHARHVLAAIIDAIGFDPVDGGALSHGVALEPGHPAFGQALSAAELGVLLTPVAGDRDAA, from the coding sequence GTGAGGGACAGACCTGTGGTCGGCATCTTCGGCGCCGGCAAGGTCGGCACCGCGCTGGCCCGACTGCTGCTCGCCTCGGGGCACCGCGTGCTCATCGCCGGTTCGCCCCGACAGACCGCGCTCAGCCTCGTCGTCGACGTCGTCGCTCCCGGCGCCGAGGTCGCGACGCCCGAGGCGCTGGTCGAGGCATCCGACGTCGTGATCCTCGCCGTGCCGTTCGGCAAGGTCGCGACCGTCCCGTGGCCGCTGTTCGACGGTCGCGTCGTCGTCGACGCGACCAACTACTGGCCGCCGATCGACGGGAACCTGCCCCAGGTCGACGACGATCCGCGCTCGACGAGCGAGATCAACGCGGCCCGCAACCCGGCGGCGCACGTCGTGAAGAGCCTCAACCACCTCGGCTACCACGACATGGAGGACGACAGCATGCCGGCCGGCTCGCGCCTGCGCCGTGCGCTCGCGGTCGTCGGCGACGACGACCACGCGCGCCACGTGCTCGCCGCCATCATCGACGCGATCGGCTTCGACCCGGTCGACGGCGGCGCCCTCAGCCACGGCGTCGCACTCGAGCCGGGTCATCCGGCGTTCGGGCAGGCGCTCTCGGCGGCCGAACTCGGCGTGCTCCTCACCCCGGTCGCGGGCGACCGCGACGCGGCCTGA
- a CDS encoding M20/M25/M40 family metallo-hydrolase translates to MTRPEPGRTETAARAGAPERLARMIALPTVSAELDERGLADFTRFGDLIGELYPLVAEHLELERVGDLGLLYRWRGSGVGDPLVLMAHFDVVPAVESDGWSHPPFEPVVADGAVRGRGALDDKGPLLVVLEAVENLLAAGFAPARDVYLSFGGDEESHGAAGRAISDLLHERGITPWLVIDEGGAVTDAPLPFIPGTAAMVGVGEKGIVTLRLRATSAGGHASAPPRLTAAARIARAVDRLDPNPFPKRTSSATRAMLRVFAGRATGIWRPALRLLAAWPWLTARVFAALGGEPAALVRTTIAPTMLAGGSAHNVLPNEASATLNLRIAPGETVGTAVARIRRSIRDREVHVEVVEGNDPSPESPVDDERFRAIADAVAVAYPAAITAPYLVMAATDARWFHRYAPAVYRFAPLEMSAAQRAGIHGVDEWVSVDSLAKGERFHRALIESIPR, encoded by the coding sequence GTGACCCGACCAGAACCCGGCCGTACCGAGACCGCCGCGCGCGCCGGCGCACCCGAACGCCTCGCGCGCATGATCGCGCTCCCGACCGTCTCCGCCGAACTCGACGAACGGGGGCTCGCCGACTTCACCCGGTTCGGCGACCTGATCGGCGAGCTGTACCCCCTCGTCGCCGAGCACCTCGAACTCGAACGCGTCGGCGACCTCGGACTGCTCTACCGGTGGCGCGGCTCGGGCGTCGGCGACCCGCTCGTGCTCATGGCCCACTTCGACGTGGTGCCGGCCGTCGAGTCCGACGGCTGGAGCCACCCGCCGTTCGAACCCGTCGTCGCCGACGGCGCGGTGCGCGGCCGCGGCGCGCTCGACGACAAGGGTCCGCTGCTCGTCGTACTCGAGGCGGTCGAGAACCTCCTCGCGGCGGGCTTCGCTCCCGCCCGTGACGTCTACCTGTCGTTCGGCGGCGACGAGGAGAGCCACGGCGCCGCCGGGCGCGCGATCTCCGACCTGCTCCACGAGCGCGGCATCACACCCTGGCTCGTCATCGACGAGGGCGGCGCGGTGACGGATGCCCCGCTGCCGTTCATCCCCGGCACCGCCGCGATGGTCGGCGTGGGCGAGAAGGGCATCGTGACGCTCCGGCTCCGCGCGACGAGCGCGGGCGGCCACGCCTCGGCGCCGCCCCGGCTCACCGCAGCCGCGCGCATCGCGCGCGCCGTCGACCGCCTCGACCCGAATCCGTTCCCGAAGCGCACGTCCAGCGCGACCCGGGCGATGCTGCGCGTCTTCGCCGGACGCGCGACCGGAATCTGGCGCCCGGCGCTCCGCCTGCTCGCGGCCTGGCCGTGGCTCACCGCGCGGGTCTTCGCCGCGCTCGGCGGCGAACCCGCGGCCCTCGTGCGCACGACCATCGCGCCGACGATGCTCGCGGGCGGCAGTGCCCACAACGTGCTGCCGAACGAGGCATCCGCGACGCTCAACCTGCGGATCGCGCCCGGGGAGACGGTCGGTACCGCCGTCGCGCGAATCCGCCGCTCGATCCGCGACCGGGAGGTGCACGTCGAGGTCGTCGAGGGCAACGACCCGTCGCCGGAGTCGCCCGTCGACGACGAGCGGTTCCGGGCGATCGCCGACGCCGTGGCGGTCGCCTACCCCGCGGCGATCACCGCGCCGTACCTCGTGATGGCGGCGACCGACGCGCGCTGGTTCCACCGGTACGCCCCGGCGGTGTACCGGTTCGCCCCGCTGGAGATGTCCGCCGCGCAGCGTGCGGGCATCCACGGCGTCGACGAGTGGGTGAGCGTCGACTCGCTCGCGAAGGGCGAGCGGTTCCACCGGGCCCTCATCGAGTCCATCCCCCGATGA
- a CDS encoding MFS transporter encodes MSRPALFGPLAAIVGFLAFVEFTSGIIQGFYTPMLTDIARHLGIHDADVNWLEGTQLALSALVVPAFAKLGDMVGHKRMLLISTAVTAVASFALPFTDSFAVFLVAWALQGFYVVWLPLEVALIWSRSRQAGHPASLTMRSAGVLVAALELGAISGALAGGALIDALPLTTVLLIPAIAVAVCFVVIVFGVKESPDLTGGRLDTIGLVLVSLALLAVTGGLSFLRLNGVDDPLSWGLIAFGIALGAVFARYELRHPDPLIDVRMFASPALRPVFLTAGLFGVSVLGAQAPLSTFARTDPEVYGYGLGTQGFQTSLLIGVYLIAMIAGALTYPAVARRLTPRIALMAASSLVAVGYLLFVPLHDTYAQTLTNMVIAGIGSGALVAALPAAAAAAAPATQTGVATGLTNSVKTVGGAVASCVFGIALASHVVGGAGDAAGTAGSFSGYLTVWLVCGLTAVASVVLLAFVPKDAFSDAAAGAPADRTAQAGIGH; translated from the coding sequence ATGTCCCGTCCTGCCCTGTTCGGCCCCCTGGCCGCAATCGTCGGCTTCCTCGCGTTCGTCGAGTTCACGAGCGGCATCATCCAGGGCTTCTACACGCCGATGCTCACCGACATCGCACGGCACCTGGGCATCCACGACGCCGACGTGAACTGGCTCGAGGGCACGCAGCTCGCGCTGTCGGCCCTCGTCGTGCCGGCGTTCGCGAAGCTCGGCGACATGGTCGGCCACAAGCGGATGCTCCTGATCTCGACCGCGGTGACCGCGGTCGCCTCGTTCGCGCTGCCGTTCACCGACTCGTTCGCGGTGTTCCTCGTCGCCTGGGCGCTGCAGGGGTTCTACGTCGTGTGGCTTCCGCTCGAGGTCGCGCTCATCTGGTCGCGTTCCCGGCAGGCCGGGCACCCGGCGTCCCTCACGATGCGGTCGGCGGGCGTGCTCGTCGCTGCGCTCGAGCTCGGTGCGATCTCGGGTGCGCTGGCCGGCGGCGCGCTCATCGACGCGCTGCCGCTGACGACCGTGCTCCTCATCCCGGCGATCGCGGTCGCCGTGTGCTTCGTCGTCATCGTGTTCGGCGTGAAGGAGTCGCCCGACCTCACCGGCGGGCGTCTCGACACGATCGGCCTCGTGCTGGTCTCGCTCGCACTGCTCGCCGTCACCGGCGGCCTCAGCTTCCTGCGCCTGAACGGCGTCGACGACCCGCTCTCGTGGGGGCTGATCGCGTTCGGCATCGCGCTCGGCGCCGTGTTCGCGCGCTACGAACTGCGCCACCCCGACCCGCTCATCGACGTCCGGATGTTCGCGTCACCCGCGCTCCGCCCGGTGTTCCTGACGGCCGGACTCTTCGGCGTGAGCGTGCTCGGCGCGCAGGCGCCGCTGTCGACGTTCGCCCGCACCGATCCCGAGGTCTACGGCTACGGGCTCGGCACGCAGGGGTTCCAGACGTCGCTGCTCATCGGCGTCTACCTCATCGCGATGATCGCCGGCGCGCTGACGTACCCCGCCGTCGCGAGGCGCCTCACGCCGCGGATCGCGCTCATGGCGGCATCCTCGCTCGTCGCCGTCGGCTACCTCCTGTTCGTGCCGTTGCACGACACGTACGCGCAGACCCTCACCAACATGGTGATCGCCGGCATCGGGTCCGGTGCGCTGGTCGCCGCCCTCCCCGCGGCCGCCGCCGCGGCAGCGCCGGCGACGCAGACCGGCGTCGCGACCGGGCTCACCAACTCGGTGAAGACCGTCGGCGGCGCGGTCGCGTCCTGCGTCTTCGGGATCGCGCTCGCGAGCCACGTCGTCGGCGGTGCGGGCGATGCGGCCGGTACCGCGGGCTCGTTCTCGGGATACCTCACCGTGTGGCTCGTCTGCGGCCTGACCGCGGTCGCCTCGGTCGTGCTGCTCGCGTTCGTCCCGAAGGACGCGTTCTCGGATGCCGCCGCGGGCGCGCCTGCGGACCGGACGGCGCAGGCCGGCATCGGGCACTGA
- a CDS encoding DNA alkylation repair protein, with the protein MVQHEADDDAGRTTDETDTSAALVDRLRALATDDQRVKYRRFFPGDDSFLGVRMGDVFDLAKQHLDLPVDDLERLLDRDEHEARVLACSIMGKSAAHRRTTDERRADLYDLYLRRHDRIDTWDLVDLAARDVVGRRLVDRDRDELRRLAASAFWPERRTALVATFAFIAHDDLDDAFELSATLADDDAPFVQKAVGWVLRTAGDRDPGRLTAFVESRAAKMPRDALRAAIEKLPKVERARILAIR; encoded by the coding sequence ATGGTGCAGCACGAGGCGGACGACGACGCGGGCCGCACGACCGACGAGACCGACACGAGCGCGGCCCTCGTCGACCGGCTCCGCGCGCTCGCGACCGACGACCAGCGCGTGAAGTACCGCCGGTTCTTCCCCGGTGACGACTCGTTCCTCGGCGTGCGCATGGGCGACGTGTTCGACCTCGCCAAACAGCACCTCGACCTCCCGGTCGACGACCTCGAGCGCCTCCTCGATCGCGACGAGCACGAGGCGCGCGTGCTCGCGTGCAGCATCATGGGCAAGTCCGCGGCGCACCGCCGGACGACCGACGAACGGCGGGCCGACCTGTACGACCTCTACCTCCGCCGGCATGACCGCATCGACACGTGGGATCTCGTCGACCTCGCCGCGCGAGACGTCGTCGGCCGCCGGCTCGTCGACCGCGACCGCGACGAGCTGCGCCGGCTCGCGGCATCCGCGTTCTGGCCCGAACGGCGGACCGCGCTCGTCGCGACCTTCGCGTTCATCGCGCACGACGACCTCGACGACGCCTTCGAGCTCAGCGCGACGTTGGCTGACGACGACGCACCGTTCGTGCAGAAGGCCGTCGGGTGGGTGCTGCGCACGGCGGGCGACCGCGATCCTGGCCGCCTCACCGCCTTCGTCGAGTCGCGCGCGGCGAAGATGCCCCGCGACGCGCTGCGCGCCGCGATCGAGAAGCTCCCGAAGGTGGAACGGGCCAGGATCCTCGCCATCCGGTGA
- a CDS encoding MFS transporter, whose amino-acid sequence MTGSLPTQSIPLTTPQRWRAYWVCVGIAALTILDLTKVNVALPSIEAAFGVGSTELQLIVSGYVLTFGLTLVPAGRIGDQRSRRTMFLIGLTGFLVTSVVCAVAPNVTVLLIGRLLQGVAAGIQMPQVLGLVQQMFQGSERGRAFGLFGATIGIATAFGPTLGGLLIAVGGASDGWRWIFWMNVPLAAAAIVFAAMWLPGPPDRPARKLELDPFGLLLFAVTVVALMFPFLFTTGSPTDDPNRWWTLVVFVFALTGFIAWERRYAATGRHPLVPLALFSISSYRNGTALATAYFTAMPATFLLTTLYLQQGLELEPVYAGMVTIGFALTSAVSSWWGGRVVDRIGRPLVVWGLVVILVGLGASVVLAITTAPEVTPWVMAAALSVAGVGGGLVIAPNQTLALSDVPVRQGGLAGSVGQLGQRIGTAVGTAVALSLFYATIWREGDGASGSLEVYHHAYGYGMIAVALFLAVALALGLADLGARRRQRRALGDEEEAGEASDGR is encoded by the coding sequence ATGACCGGTTCGCTGCCGACGCAGTCGATCCCGCTGACGACGCCGCAGCGATGGCGCGCGTACTGGGTCTGCGTCGGCATCGCCGCGCTCACGATCCTCGACCTCACCAAGGTGAACGTCGCACTGCCGTCGATCGAGGCGGCGTTCGGGGTCGGGTCGACGGAGCTCCAGCTGATCGTCTCGGGCTACGTGCTCACGTTCGGGCTCACGCTGGTTCCGGCAGGCCGCATCGGCGATCAGCGCTCGCGCCGCACGATGTTCCTCATCGGCCTGACCGGATTCCTCGTCACGAGCGTCGTGTGCGCCGTCGCGCCGAACGTGACGGTGCTGCTCATCGGGCGCCTGCTGCAGGGTGTCGCGGCGGGCATCCAGATGCCGCAGGTGCTCGGGCTCGTGCAGCAGATGTTCCAGGGGTCGGAGCGCGGCCGTGCGTTCGGGCTCTTCGGGGCGACCATCGGCATCGCCACGGCGTTCGGGCCGACGCTCGGCGGACTGCTCATCGCGGTCGGCGGGGCATCCGACGGGTGGCGCTGGATCTTCTGGATGAACGTGCCGCTGGCGGCCGCAGCGATCGTCTTCGCCGCGATGTGGCTCCCCGGCCCGCCCGACCGCCCGGCGCGCAAGCTCGAGCTCGACCCGTTCGGGCTCCTGCTCTTCGCGGTCACGGTCGTGGCGCTCATGTTCCCGTTCCTGTTCACGACCGGTTCGCCGACCGACGATCCGAACCGGTGGTGGACGCTCGTCGTCTTCGTGTTCGCGCTCACCGGGTTCATCGCCTGGGAGCGTCGCTACGCCGCGACGGGGAGGCATCCGCTCGTTCCGCTGGCGCTGTTCTCGATCAGTTCGTACCGGAACGGCACCGCCCTCGCGACGGCGTACTTCACCGCGATGCCTGCGACGTTCCTGCTCACGACCCTGTACCTGCAGCAGGGTCTGGAACTCGAGCCCGTCTACGCCGGCATGGTCACCATCGGCTTCGCGCTCACCAGCGCGGTCTCGTCGTGGTGGGGCGGCAGGGTCGTCGATCGCATCGGCAGGCCGCTCGTCGTGTGGGGCCTGGTCGTCATCCTGGTCGGGCTCGGCGCGTCGGTCGTGCTCGCGATCACGACGGCACCCGAGGTCACGCCGTGGGTGATGGCCGCCGCCCTCTCGGTCGCCGGCGTCGGCGGCGGACTGGTGATCGCCCCGAACCAGACGCTCGCGCTGTCGGACGTGCCGGTCCGCCAGGGCGGGCTCGCCGGTTCGGTCGGACAGCTCGGGCAGCGCATCGGCACCGCGGTCGGCACGGCCGTCGCCCTGTCGCTCTTCTACGCGACGATCTGGCGCGAGGGCGACGGCGCGTCGGGAAGCCTCGAGGTCTACCACCACGCCTACGGGTACGGCATGATCGCGGTCGCCCTGTTCCTCGCGGTCGCGCTGGCGCTCGGCCTGGCCGACCTCGGGGCGAGGCGCAGGCAGCGCCGGGCACTCGGCGACGAGGAGGAGGCCGGCGAGGCATCCGACGGTCGGTGA
- a CDS encoding SelT/SelW/SelH family protein, which translates to MDHQIRIVYCTQCNWLMRAAWAAQELLSTFQSELRGGVTLVPGTGGIFEVYADGVRVWSRAEDGGFPDMTELKRLVRDVVAPDRALGHADRAAARTAADAAADVAAAGAVAAAGAATTPGRDA; encoded by the coding sequence ATGGACCACCAGATCCGGATCGTGTACTGCACGCAGTGCAACTGGCTCATGCGCGCCGCCTGGGCCGCGCAGGAACTGCTCAGCACGTTCCAGAGCGAGTTGCGCGGGGGAGTCACCCTGGTACCCGGCACCGGCGGGATCTTCGAGGTGTACGCCGACGGGGTGCGCGTCTGGTCGCGCGCCGAGGACGGCGGGTTCCCCGACATGACCGAGCTCAAGCGCCTCGTGCGCGATGTCGTGGCACCCGATCGGGCTCTCGGGCACGCCGATCGCGCGGCGGCACGGACCGCGGCCGACGCGGCGGCCGACGTGGCCGCGGCCGGCGCGGTCGCCGCCGCCGGCGCCGCCACGACTCCGGGGCGAGACGCCTGA
- a CDS encoding GNAT family N-acetyltransferase: MPAAVLPTLRDGDVTLRPIRARDAKPLERALLDNRTWLRRWEATYPGGGGVIDAKASIRNLTAHARAGHGLPFVIEVDGELIGQLNVSGIAYGSLSSASIGYWVTRAAAGRGVTPTSVALATDYCFRTLRLHRMEVCIRPENQPSLRVVEKLGFRYEGLRRRFIHIDGDWRDHFAFALVAEEVPGGVLDRWRSGRVPEDAARIPAEDRAAAAYPLRIADR; this comes from the coding sequence ATGCCAGCCGCCGTCCTGCCGACCCTGCGCGACGGCGACGTCACGCTCCGGCCGATCCGGGCCCGCGACGCGAAGCCGCTCGAACGGGCACTGCTCGACAACCGGACCTGGCTGCGGCGCTGGGAGGCGACGTACCCAGGCGGCGGCGGGGTGATCGACGCGAAGGCGAGCATCCGCAACCTGACCGCCCATGCCAGGGCCGGCCACGGGTTGCCGTTCGTCATCGAGGTCGACGGTGAGCTCATCGGCCAGTTGAACGTGTCGGGCATCGCGTACGGGTCGTTGTCGTCCGCCTCGATCGGCTATTGGGTCACCCGGGCGGCCGCCGGACGCGGCGTCACGCCGACCTCCGTCGCCCTCGCGACCGACTACTGCTTCCGCACGCTGCGACTGCACCGCATGGAGGTCTGCATCCGGCCGGAGAACCAGCCGTCGCTGCGCGTGGTCGAGAAGCTGGGGTTCCGTTACGAGGGTCTCCGGCGGCGCTTCATCCACATCGACGGCGACTGGCGCGATCACTTCGCGTTCGCGCTCGTGGCCGAGGAGGTCCCGGGCGGCGTGCTCGATCGATGGCGGAGCGGCCGCGTGCCCGAGGACGCTGCGCGCATCCCGGCAGAGGACCGCGCGGCGGCCGCATACCCGCTGCGTATAGCCGATCGCTGA